A single genomic interval of Lathyrus oleraceus cultivar Zhongwan6 chromosome 7, CAAS_Psat_ZW6_1.0, whole genome shotgun sequence harbors:
- the LOC127103218 gene encoding uncharacterized protein LOC127103218: MTPFEALYGIRCRKPLCWYESGEGDVIGHEIIQQTTEKMKVIQEKMRASQTLQKSYHCTRRKTLEFQKWDHMFLKVTLVTGVAQAFKFQKVTLHFIGLYHILQRIGEMAYHIALLLSLTNLHDVFHVSQPRRYIPDPSHVIQVDVQVRDKLTVDASPMQIEDREVKQLRGKEIPLVKVAWG; encoded by the coding sequence ATGACACCATTTGAGGCATTATATGGTATAAGGTGTAGGAaacctttatgttggtatgagtcaggaGAGGGTGATGTGATTGGACATGAGATTATCCAACAGACCACAGAGAAGATGAAAgtgatccaagagaagatgagAGCTTCACAAACTCTCCAAAAGAGCTATCACTGTACACGAAGGAAAACACTTGAGTTCCAAAAGTGGGATCACATGTTTCTGAAAGTTACTCTGGTAACTGGTGTTGCCCAAGCATTTAAGTTCCAAAAGGTCACTCTACATTTCATTGGTCTGTACCATATTTTACAAAGGATAGGAGAAATGGCCTATCATATTGCTTTACTACTATCACTTactaatcttcatgatgtattTCATGTGTCTCAGCCGAGGAGATACATTCCGGATCcgtctcatgtgatccaagtggatgTGCAGGTGAGAGATAAACTGACTGTTGACGCATCGCCCATGCAGATAGAGGATCGAGAAGTGAAACAGTTGCGTGGTAAGGAGATTcccttagtgaaagtagcttggggatGA